A window from Melitaea cinxia chromosome 5, ilMelCinx1.1, whole genome shotgun sequence encodes these proteins:
- the LOC123653952 gene encoding tetratricopeptide repeat protein 27, translated as MSSDSYSVPFLCNFDGQLNDTDSVIVKNLWSGYWLLEDVNLSKQIITEGVEADTITNRLKDGGHDNKMSEKMLQMAISSLLTFCERNWNPHPDEFNLEKHLGIEWPKSLDVSTLLQRDSEPMYANILYPELLYLSSQIFSALSSFEPSLVNLWWHFRSKVTHQRTLEDTSATLFNELELIIAKLYNESQTLDDNRLKILLYCEIAQAYLLYGRVQKVDEYLIKARELAGLKLELTGVLGKRTKFQQEALAQLALSSELDENFERPSAEQSHGGSDLPQDIELQDDLRLSKIQFNENIMQAELPSLEQTLCLLTVQYLQKSQPKDDLMNEELQPYIDAVLSQKKGPWSTRVAALLIRCKLEASHKRTVERAMLQCETIVNDKSGVTNTSRLSYLWATGLSPSWTWRQQLADLYLSLGLVKAALNEYQALQLWEDVIVCYTLLQLRHKAAEVIQQQINIKPTVKLYCLLGDATDDVTCYAKAWEFSNCKSSRAQRHWGNYLFDHKKYDECIPHFEKSVEINSIQESVWLRLGFAALETEKWELSAKAYRMYTYLHPNTFEAWNNLAKVYVKQGDKNRAYRALMEALRFNYDNWKLWENVILVSIDTGHFEDVMRGVHRLLDIKNKFDDVEVLSLFAKAIVQDSKDADGNSTARLRKRAVEMFGRITAVHQNKPEIWQLYSDISPTYLLKGQRLLKAYKGFTQSGNWSNNPETCLKVMELTELLLDYSLKARQEAEDKDILQANQQLSSARLTGQAVIRAVEKQDWPETQQLLKVLKELFNNVTEYMKSVM; from the exons atgagTTCAGACTCTTATTCTGTCCCCTTTTTATGCAATTTTGATGGTCAATTAAATGACACAG ACTCTGTAATTGTAAAGAATTTGTGGTCTGGCTATTGGTTATTAGAAGATGTAAATTTATCCAAGCAAATCATAACTGAGGGAGTGGAAGCAGACACTATTACAAATAGGCTTAAGGATGGTGGCCACGACAACAAAATGTCTGAGAAAATGTTGCAAATGGCAATTAGTTCACTCTTAACATTTTGTGAAAGAAATTGGAATCCTCATCCAGATGAATTTAACTTAGAGAAACATCTTGGCATTGAATGGCCTAAGAGTTTAGATGTATCTACTCTACTACAAAGGGACTCAGAACCTATGTACGCTAACATTTTGTACCCAGAGCTTTTATATTTGTCTTCTCAAATTTTTTCTGCACTCTCCTCTTTTGAGCCAAGTTta gTAAATCTGTGGTGGCATTTTCGAAGTAAAGTTACACACCAAAGAACTTTGGAAGATACAAGCGCCACTCTTTTTAATGAACTTGAACTTATAATAGCTAAGTTATACAATGAATCACAAACATTGGACGACAATAGGCTGAAAATCCTACTGTATTGTGAAATAGCTCAAGCTTACTTATTATATGGTAGAGTTCAAAAAGTTGATGAATATTTGATAAAAGCTAGAGAATTGGCTGGACTGAAATTAGAATTGACTG gtGTTCTAGGCAAGCGCACAAAGTTCCAACAAGAAGCATTAGCACAATTAGCATTATCTAGTGAGCTGGACGAAAACTTTGAACGTCCTTCTGCCGAACAGAGCCATGGTGGGTCAGACCTCCCACAGGATATAGAGCTACAAGATGACCTCAGGTTAAGCAAGATTCAGTTCAATGAGAATATAATGCAAGCTGAGCTGCCTAGCTTAGAACAAACTCTTTGTTTGTTGACTGT TCAATATCTACAGAAATCCCAACCGAAGGATGATCTAATGAATGAAGAGTTACAACCATATATTGATGCTGTGTTATCTCAGAAGAAAGGGCCGTGGTCGACCAGAGTAGCCGCTTTGTTGATACGATGCAAACTAGAGGCTAGTCACAAGAGAACTGTTGAAAGGGCCATGTTGCAATGTGAGACAATTGTCAATGATAAGTCTGGAGTCACTAATACAAGCAG ATTGTCATACCTATGGGCGACTGGTTTGTCCCCATCATGGACATGGAGACAGCAACTTGCAGACTTATATTTGAGTTTAGGTCTCGTGAAGGCCGCTCTAAATGAGTATCAAGCTCTGCAATTATGGGAGGATGTTATTGTGTGCTacactttattgcaactaaggcataag GCTGCTGAAGTGATTCAACAACAGATCAACATCAAACCAACAGTGAAACTATACTGCCTCCTCGGAGATGCTACAG ATGATGTAACTTGTTACGCCAAGGCTTGGGAGTTTTCGAACTGTAAAAGTAGCAGAGCTCAAAGACACTGGGGCAACTATCTCTTTGATCACAAGAAATATGATGAGTGCAttccacattttgaaaaatcagtAGAAATTAATTCTATTCAAGAAAGTGTCTGGCTGAGATTGGG CTTTGCAGCATTGGAAACAGAAAAATGGGAGTTGTCAGCTAAAGCATACCGaatgtatacatatttacatcCAAACACATTTGAGGCCTGGAACAATTTAGCGAAAGTTTATGTGAAACAAGGCGATAAAAATCGTGCGTATAGAGCGCTAATGGAAGCTCTGAGATTTAATTACGATAATTGGAAG ctttGGGAAAATGTAATACTAGTAAGTATAGACACAGGTCATTTTGAGGACGTCATGAGAGGTGTTCACAGGCTACTTGATATCAAGAATAAGTTTGACGATGTCGAAGTACTGTCGTTGTTTGCGAAAGCGATCGTTCAAGACAGCAAGGACGCTGATGGGAACAGTACTGCcag GTTAAGAAAACGTGCTGTAGAAATGTTTGGAAGAATTACAGCAGTTCATCAGAACAAGCCAGAAATATGGCAACTGTACTCAGATATAAGTCCAACATACTTGTTGAAAGGGCAAAGATTATTGAAAGCTTATAAAGGATTCACACAG AGTGGCAACTGGTCTAACAATCCAGAAACATGTTTAAAAGTGATGGAACTAACAGAACTTCTATTAGACTACAGTTTAAAAGCTAGGCAGGAAGCAGAAGATAAAGATATTCTTCAAGCCAATCAACAATTATCATCAGCTCGCTTGACTGGGCAGGCCGTTATAAGAGCAGTAGAGAAACAAGATTGGCCTGAAACCCAACAATTACTTAAAGTTTTGaaagaattattcaataatGTTACAGAATATATGAAATCTGTTATGTAa
- the LOC123653953 gene encoding rabenosyn-5 codes for MATANEEEVLEGFLCPICKADLKSASQLTSHFESLHQEEQDVLKSLKDIFGKAKKIILNTDDSDLKETFDRALKLNTREYYYPLEEQTVGVSRSSTDYFKAVRSSRLERYAIETNKLLIRLDKLVCNMPSDPNHRKQYEQEIVPWLDGSSVKLCPNCAKAFNLTRRKHHCRLCGSILCHDCSVFLDLNIAKSIVDPSRPQTSQAEEVNEKNGMRLCEHCYNLIELRKQVQENRNAKTILVTAYDQMRSLMDQAKPAVAMYEKMCQSLFDGETTYNLSDINAIRGRIGKLAEGIDLLSKQIVAFPAEPGTRQAKLQNSIRQAASHYIKEELLSLRKLPTEAQIEEVRRQRYERAQRQIQRERMRNERERRDEGAEPSGSWVDNTSQDDDNPLLEQMNIIRGYIKEARKELRFEEVEILETNLKELKKEYHLQKLSNKS; via the exons ATGGCGACCGCGAACGAGGAAGAAGTTCTAGAAGGTTTCCTCTGTCCAATTTGTAAGGCTGATTTAAAATCGGCGAGCCAACTTACGAGTCATTTTGAAAGCCTTCATCAAGAAGAGCAGGATGTTCTGAAATCTCTAAAGGATATATTCGGTAAAGCCAAGAAAATTATACTCAACACAGACGATTCGGACTTAAAAGAAACATTCGATCGTGCCCTAAAGTTAAATACTCGAGAATACTATTATCCCCTCGAGGAGCAGACAGTAGGTGTATCTAGAAGTTCCACTGATTATTTCAAGGCTGTACGTTCATCAAGATTGGAGAGATATGCTATTGAGActaataaactattaataagACTGGATAAATTAGTGTGTAACATGCCCAGCGACCCCAACCATAGAAAACAATATGAACAGGAA ATCGTACCATGGTTAGATGGTTCGTCAGTAAAGCTCTGCCCCAACTGCGCTAAAGCATTTAACTTGACAAGAAGGAAACATCACTGTAGATTGTGTGGCTCAATTCTCTGTCATGACTGCTCTGTATTTCTAGACTTAAACATAGcca AATCAATAGTTGATCCGTCCAGACCCCAAACATCTCAAGCTGAGGAAGTTAATGAGAAAAATGGCATGCGTCTATGTGAACACTGTTACAATCTAATAGAGTTGCGGAAACAAGTACAGGAGAATAGAAATGCTAAGACTATTCTAGTGACGGCCTATGATCAAATGAGAAGCTTAATGGACCAAGCAAAGCCTGCTGTGGCCATGTATGAAAAG ATGTGCCAAAGCCTGTTCGATGGAGAAACAACGTATAATCTCTCAGATATAAACGCGATCCGTGGCCGCATCGGCAAACTTGCGGAAGGTATTGATCTACTCAGTAAACAGATTGTCGCTTTCCCTGCAGAACCGGGTACTAGACAAGCAAAACTACAGAATTCGATTAGACAAGCAGCTTCACATTATATtaag GAAGAACTTTTGTCACTGCGAAAGTTACCAACAGAGGCACAGATAGAAGAAGTAAGAAGACAGCGATACGAACGTGCCCAGAGACAAATACAAAGAGAGAGAATGAGAAATGAGAGGGAGAGACGGGACGAGGGAGCGGAGCCTAGCGGCTCTTGGGTGGATAATACCTCCCAAGACGATGACAACCCGCTACTGGAACAGATGAACATAATAAGAGGTTATATTAAAGAGGCAAGGAAAGAACTGAGATTTGAGGAG gTGGAAATATTAGAAACAAACTTGAAGGAGTTAAAGAAAGAATATCACTTGCAAAAGCTATCAAACAAGTCCTAG
- the LOC123653706 gene encoding dynein axonemal intermediate chain 4: MSHESLDQDSYATTEPSKASVSDTASRVSKATANFMEKREIYRIVVDGIDCTPDNIVDPNYVTMEETFTHAAFESKPRARSEIITKETKGKSKSAVDTGMKVYATTISLDDIYIDHTSNTEEGFTSDRQDLEKAPSAFYLPKIQPIMSYPPEILIVMKETETCFLFELPSFSYEKGTPDGAAVEEENEFYQYITVGKGKNRKMVTEETQTKECVTQTRHTLSVRPQKKNAITFASMWDMHDTYMRLARVKAEEKPDEMVLYQSAAPTLLRKKKISLDTLDEKKEKTIEQILSTPQFLDAVLLTERVLASLEYSNAQKKFRGLIRIDPRALDLVYVYTMKPLWTLECDETQNRPITSISFNPKNKNILAAAHGKFTYAEHHTGLLCIWCTKNPCKPERIYHFEDPLTSVAFSEKNPNWLACGFANGDVLILDITSYSIKTIATSKRDTNPCFEPIWTASWRSIDRDNNFVITTCQDGRINKFTSTKTHDFICTPLMRISTVEGKMKGLEAPRLCIKEDVPITRYPAALCMKWHPKVGHVYLVGTDEGCIHKCSTHYLNQHMDVFQAHAGPVYSIQFSPFMDTLLASCGADNAIRLWMEGIDDVILTMMCPAAVYDIAFCPINSTILISASGNVLSIWDLRRKTHMPCAEYTFPGQIVLTYIKFSPSGDNVFVGDTLGRVHTFHLEDTPIPPFYQKKLLDETIRRAICTRPQLLRQLEKLEKFREKFGQ; this comes from the coding sequence ATGTCACACGAATCTTTAGATCAAGATTCCTATGCTACTACAGAACCTTCTAAGGCAAGTGTCTCTGATACAGCATCCAGAGTGAGTAAAGCTACCGCCAATTTTATGGAAAAGAGAGAAATCTATAGAATAGTGGTGGACGGTATCGATTGTACTCCTGATAATATAGTAGATCCAAATTATGTTACGATGGAAGAAACATTTACTCATGCTGCATTTGAAAGTAAGCCGAGAGCCCGTAGCGAAATAATTACTAAAGAAACGAAGGGAAAATCCAAATCCGCCGTTGATACGGGTATGAAAGTATACGCGACTACGATCTCCCTTGACGACATATATATCGATCACACATCGAACACGGAAGAAGGCTTTACATCCGACCGGcaagatttagaaaaagcacCGTCAGCTTTTTATTTGCCTAAAATACAACCTATTATGTCTTACCCTCCAGAAATCTTAATTGTTATGAAAGAAACGGAAACATGTTTTCTGTTCGAGCTACCAAGTTTTTCATATGAAAAAGGAACACCGGACGGTGCTGCGGTGGAGGAGGAAAatgaattttatcaatatataactGTTGGCAAAGGGAAGAATAGAAAAATGGTAACAGAAGAAACTCAAACAAAGGAATGTGTTACACAAACTAGACATACACTATCCGTAAGGCCACAAAAGAAAAATGCTATAACATTTGCATCAATGTGGGACATGCACGATACTTATATGCGTCTTGCGAGAGTAAAAGCGGAAGAAAAACCCGATGAAATGGTTCTGTACCAATCAGCCGCACCGACTTTACTGCGCAAAAAGAAAATATCATTAGATACATTAGACGAAAAGAAGGAGAAAACAATCGAACAAATACTAAGCACACCTCAATTTTTGGATGCGGTTCTCTTAACTGAACGTGTTTTAGCCTCCTTGGAATATTCAAATGCTCAAAAAAAATTCCGTGGTCTAATCAGGATAGATCCACGCGCTTTGGATTTAGTTTATGTCTATACTATGAAACCACTGTGGACATTAGAGTGCGATGAGACACAAAATAGACCGATCACAAGTATTTCATTcaatcctaaaaataaaaatatcctagCAGCTGCTCACGGTAAATTTACCTATGCCGAACACCACACAGGATTATTGTGCATTTGGTGTACGAAAAATCCCTGTAAGCCTGAAAGAATATATCATTTTGAAGATCCTCTAACGTCAGTGgctttttcagaaaaaaatccAAATTGGTTGGCGTGTGGCTTTGCGAACGgcgatgttttaattttagacaTCACGTCTTACTCGATAAAGACAATCGCTACGAGTAAACGTGATACTAATCCTTGTTTTGAGCCAATATGGACTGCTAGTTGGCGTTCGATCGATAGGGACAACAATTTCGTTATAACAACATGTCAAGATGGAAGGATTAACAAATTTACTAGTACGAAAACCCATGATTTTATATGTACGCCACTGATGCGTATATCGACTGTTGAAGGTAAAATGAAGGGTTTAGAGGCACCTAGGCTTTGTATCAAGGAGGACGTACCTATTACAAGATATCCAGCAGCACTGTGTATGAAGTGGCATCCTAAAGTCGGACACGTATATTTAGTTGGTACTGACGAAGGTTGTATTCACAAATGCTCTACGCATTATTTAAATCAACATATGGATGTATTTCAGGCTCACGCAGGGCCTGTTTATAGCATACAGTTTTCTCCATTCATGGATACGTTATTAGCATCATGCGGTGCTGACAATGCGATTAGACTTTGGATGGAAGGGATAGACGACGTAATACTGACAATGATGTGCCCCGCCGCTGTATACGATATAGCCTTTTGTCCAATCAACTCGACTATTCTGATATCCGCTAGTGGTAACGTTCTTTCCATTTGGGATCTTCGTAGGAAAACACATATGCCTTGTGCAGAATACACTTTTCCCGGACAAATTGTCCTgacttatattaaattttcaccGTCCGGAGACAACGTGTTTGTTGGGGATACACTGGGACGTGTACATACATTCCATTTGGAAGATACGCCGATACCTCCGTTCTACCAAAAGAAATTGTTAGATGAAACAATCAGAAGGGCTATATGTACACGACCACAGCTGTTGAGACAGTTGGAAAAGTTAGAGAAATTTAGGGAAAAATTCGGTCAGTAA